One stretch of Bradyrhizobium canariense DNA includes these proteins:
- a CDS encoding SDR family oxidoreductase yields the protein MKIVVIGGTGLIGSKTAAILRQGGHEVVAASPKSGINTITGEGLKEAMAGAQVVIDLANSPSFEDKVVLEFFETSGRNVLAAEAAAGIRHHVALSIVGTDRSDNGYFRAKVAQEKLIEASGIPYTIIRATQFMEFLGAIAASGAEGNLVRISPGLFQPIAADDVAAAVADVALAAPRNGIVEIAGPERAPFNEIVARYVKAVGDPHEVVCDPEARYFGGRVEERSLVPLGEARLGRIGLDEWLRGSKAGT from the coding sequence ATGAAGATCGTCGTGATCGGCGGCACAGGCCTGATCGGCTCGAAGACCGCAGCCATTCTGCGCCAGGGCGGACACGAGGTCGTCGCCGCCTCGCCCAAGAGCGGCATCAACACCATCACCGGCGAGGGGCTCAAAGAGGCCATGGCCGGTGCGCAGGTGGTGATCGACCTCGCGAATTCGCCTTCATTTGAAGACAAGGTCGTGCTGGAATTCTTCGAGACATCCGGCCGCAACGTTCTCGCAGCGGAGGCCGCTGCCGGCATCCGGCACCACGTCGCGCTGTCCATCGTCGGAACCGATCGGAGCGACAATGGCTATTTCCGCGCCAAGGTCGCGCAAGAGAAACTGATCGAGGCTTCCGGCATCCCCTACACCATCATCCGTGCGACCCAATTCATGGAGTTCCTCGGCGCCATCGCCGCTTCAGGTGCGGAAGGAAACCTGGTCAGGATTTCGCCCGGCCTGTTCCAGCCCATCGCGGCGGACGATGTTGCTGCTGCTGTCGCCGATGTGGCGCTGGCGGCGCCGCGAAACGGCATCGTCGAGATTGCCGGCCCGGAACGAGCACCGTTCAACGAAATTGTCGCCCGTTATGTAAAGGCGGTCGGCGACCCGCACGAGGTGGTGTGTGACCCCGAGGCCCGATACTTCGGCGGCCGCGTCGAGGAGCGTTCGCTCGTACCGTTGGGTGAAGCGCGCCTCGGCCGCATCGGTTTAGACGAATGGCTCCGCGGCTCAAAGGCAGGAACCTGA
- a CDS encoding SDR family oxidoreductase, whose translation MRVFVTGATGFIGSAVVKDLIAAGHQVLGLCRSDEKAAALAAAGAEVISGSLEDLNSLKDGAARSDGVIHLAFNHDFSKFVANCEDDRRVIKALGSVLVGSDRPLIVTSGTGMANTVPGKPATEDNVVISSSVIPRAASEEAAASVAADGVNVSVVRLPQVHDTVRQGLITYAIAMAREKGVCVYIGDGHNRWPAAHVLDTARLYRLAIEKAEPGAKYHAVAEEGVAVRDMMEVIGRRLDLPVKSIAPAEAEAYLGWLAMFASHDVPASSEQTRKRLGWQPTGPTMLADLERLQVSDS comes from the coding sequence ATGCGCGTGTTTGTTACTGGAGCCACCGGATTCATCGGTTCGGCCGTCGTCAAGGACTTGATCGCGGCCGGCCATCAGGTGCTCGGCCTCTGCCGTTCGGACGAGAAGGCGGCAGCCTTGGCCGCCGCTGGCGCCGAGGTCATCAGCGGATCGCTTGAAGATTTGAACAGCCTCAAGGATGGCGCTGCGCGATCGGACGGCGTCATCCATCTGGCCTTCAACCACGACTTCTCGAAATTCGTCGCGAACTGTGAGGATGATCGACGCGTCATCAAAGCCCTCGGCTCGGTTCTTGTGGGCTCTGATCGACCGCTGATCGTGACCTCCGGAACCGGGATGGCGAATACCGTACCGGGCAAGCCTGCCACCGAAGACAATGTGGTGATCTCGTCCAGCGTGATTCCCCGCGCAGCCTCGGAAGAGGCGGCGGCCTCCGTCGCGGCCGATGGGGTCAATGTATCCGTGGTGCGGCTGCCGCAAGTTCACGACACGGTCAGGCAGGGCCTGATCACCTATGCCATCGCGATGGCCCGTGAAAAAGGCGTGTGCGTCTACATCGGGGATGGGCACAATCGCTGGCCCGCGGCGCATGTTCTCGACACCGCCCGTCTCTACAGGCTGGCGATCGAAAAGGCAGAACCGGGTGCAAAATATCACGCCGTCGCGGAAGAGGGCGTGGCTGTGAGGGACATGATGGAAGTGATCGGCCGGCGCCTGGATTTACCGGTCAAATCGATCGCCCCGGCAGAGGCCGAAGCCTATCTGGGCTGGCTCGCCATGTTTGCGAGCCACGATGTCCCGGCCTCAAGCGAACAGACGCGCAAAAGACTGGGATGGCAACCGACCGGACCCACGATGCTTGCCGATCTCGAGCGGTTGCAGGTCTCCGATAGCTGA